In one Echinicola marina genomic region, the following are encoded:
- a CDS encoding SixA phosphatase family protein, whose translation MTKYLTLLRHGEAEPAKGFNEDFYRPLSESGKYKLNRLGNVLKNRELAFDVSYISTALRTLETAEIINNYISISRKEAQMQLYLADAEVIFEALKTSPDDFNHIMLVGHNPGISAVLALLTNDYQINLAPGMMAMLELYTDSWEVGLNRGMGSLKEVLQ comes from the coding sequence ATGACAAAATATCTGACATTGTTAAGACATGGAGAGGCAGAACCGGCCAAAGGGTTCAATGAGGATTTTTATAGGCCCCTTAGTGAGAGCGGAAAGTACAAATTAAATAGGCTTGGAAACGTATTAAAGAACAGGGAACTGGCTTTTGATGTATCTTATATCAGTACCGCTCTACGGACGCTCGAAACTGCAGAAATCATTAATAATTATATATCGATTTCCCGAAAGGAGGCTCAAATGCAATTGTATTTGGCAGATGCTGAAGTCATTTTTGAAGCATTGAAAACAAGCCCTGATGATTTTAATCATATCATGTTAGTAGGGCATAATCCGGGAATCAGTGCTGTGTTAGCCCTGCTTACCAATGATTACCAAATCAATTTAGCCCCGGGAATGATGGCCATGCTTGAGCTTTATACAGATTCTTGGGAAGTGGGCTTGAATAGGGGAATGGGCAGTTTAAAAGAAGTCTTACAATGA
- the topA gene encoding type I DNA topoisomerase — protein sequence MPKNLVIVESPAKAKTIEGYLGKDFKVASSYGHVRDLPKGDKAIDIKNKFHPTYEVTSDKKEVIKQLKSLVKDAETIYLASDDDREGEAISWHLKEVLKLKEDNTKRIVFREITKNAIIKAIENPRSIDIDLVNAQQARRILDRLVGFELSPVLWKKVKAGLSAGRVQSVAVRFIVEREREIEKFESKSSYKITAIFDVKGKVLNAELPKKFETQEEAEEFLKNCLDASFSIKNLEKKPAKKTPAAPFTTSTLQQEASRKLGFSVSQTMTIAQRLYEAGKITYMRTDSVNLSAEAMESAKNQIVSAFGSEYHKARTYTSKSEGAQEAHEAIRPTNFSNLEAGTERNEIRLYELIWKRAIASQMSDAQLEKTHVSIAISNSDQNLSAHGEVIKFEGFLKVYLESTDDEDEEDNNQSKGLLPPLTIGQELDLTEMKARQSFTRPPARYTEASLVKKLEEMGIGRPSTYAPTISTIQKRNYVIKESRDGKPRNYTEMIIKKGAFSKSEKTENAGSDKNKLFPTNIAMVVNDFLVEHFPNVIDFKFTAKVEKEFDDIAHGLQEWDDMIENFYGKFHNTVEEAETVERANVSSSRELGTDPKTGKPVIVRLGKFGPLVQIGDQDDEEKQFASLKKGQFIESITFEDAMELFKLPRDVGMFEDKKIVAAIGRFGPYIRHDSKFVSLGKELDPLSITEAEAIQLIKDKREADAKKHIKSFDENPDIQILNGRWGPYIKFGKNNFKIPKDKVAEELSYEETIEIIENQPEKKKGRFSKKKK from the coding sequence ATGCCAAAAAATTTAGTCATTGTCGAATCTCCCGCCAAAGCCAAAACCATCGAAGGTTATCTCGGTAAGGATTTCAAAGTAGCATCTAGCTATGGACATGTCCGTGATTTGCCCAAAGGAGATAAGGCCATTGATATAAAAAATAAATTCCATCCAACTTACGAAGTTACTTCTGATAAAAAAGAGGTGATCAAACAGCTTAAAAGCTTGGTAAAAGACGCAGAGACCATTTACCTAGCAAGTGATGATGACCGCGAGGGAGAAGCCATTTCATGGCATCTTAAAGAGGTGCTCAAGTTAAAAGAGGACAATACCAAGAGGATCGTATTTAGGGAAATCACCAAAAACGCAATCATCAAAGCCATAGAAAACCCAAGGTCTATAGATATAGACCTTGTCAATGCCCAGCAAGCCAGAAGGATTTTGGACAGATTGGTAGGTTTTGAATTATCCCCAGTACTTTGGAAAAAAGTTAAAGCTGGTCTCTCAGCTGGTAGAGTACAATCCGTCGCTGTAAGGTTTATTGTAGAGAGAGAAAGAGAAATTGAGAAGTTCGAATCAAAGTCTTCCTATAAAATAACAGCAATTTTTGATGTTAAGGGTAAGGTATTGAATGCTGAGCTACCGAAGAAGTTTGAAACTCAGGAAGAAGCCGAGGAGTTTCTTAAGAACTGTTTGGATGCCAGCTTCTCCATCAAAAACCTGGAGAAAAAGCCAGCAAAGAAAACCCCTGCAGCCCCTTTTACCACTTCTACCCTTCAGCAAGAAGCAAGTAGGAAACTGGGCTTCTCGGTTTCCCAAACCATGACCATTGCCCAAAGGTTATACGAGGCAGGTAAGATTACTTATATGAGAACAGATAGTGTAAACCTATCTGCTGAAGCCATGGAAAGTGCCAAAAACCAAATAGTCAGTGCATTTGGCAGCGAATATCATAAGGCAAGAACATATACCTCCAAATCTGAAGGTGCGCAAGAGGCCCACGAAGCCATCAGACCAACCAATTTTTCCAATCTTGAAGCCGGAACGGAAAGAAATGAAATAAGACTATATGAGCTCATATGGAAGCGGGCGATTGCCTCCCAAATGTCTGATGCTCAACTGGAAAAGACGCATGTAAGTATCGCTATCAGCAATTCCGACCAGAACTTAAGTGCTCATGGTGAGGTGATCAAATTTGAAGGTTTCTTAAAGGTTTACCTTGAAAGTACTGATGACGAAGATGAAGAGGATAACAACCAAAGTAAAGGCTTATTGCCTCCATTGACCATCGGTCAGGAACTGGACCTGACAGAAATGAAGGCCAGACAAAGCTTTACAAGGCCTCCTGCCAGGTATACTGAAGCCTCTTTAGTAAAGAAACTGGAAGAAATGGGAATCGGTAGACCTTCTACTTATGCCCCTACCATTTCGACCATCCAAAAGCGTAATTATGTCATCAAGGAGTCCAGAGATGGAAAACCTCGTAATTACACCGAAATGATCATTAAAAAGGGTGCATTTTCAAAAAGTGAAAAAACAGAAAATGCGGGTTCTGATAAGAACAAACTTTTCCCTACCAATATTGCCATGGTTGTCAACGACTTTTTGGTAGAACATTTCCCGAATGTCATTGACTTTAAATTCACCGCTAAGGTTGAAAAGGAATTTGATGATATCGCCCATGGTTTACAGGAATGGGATGATATGATCGAAAACTTCTACGGTAAATTCCACAATACCGTTGAAGAAGCGGAAACAGTGGAAAGGGCCAATGTGAGTTCCTCTAGAGAACTAGGGACTGATCCTAAGACTGGCAAACCAGTAATTGTCCGTTTGGGTAAGTTTGGACCTTTGGTGCAGATAGGTGACCAAGATGATGAAGAAAAGCAATTTGCCAGCCTTAAAAAAGGACAGTTTATAGAGAGTATTACCTTTGAAGATGCCATGGAACTTTTCAAACTACCGAGAGATGTCGGCATGTTTGAAGACAAAAAGATTGTCGCGGCTATAGGTAGATTTGGTCCTTATATCAGACATGATAGTAAGTTCGTTTCTTTAGGAAAAGAACTGGATCCATTAAGCATTACAGAGGCTGAAGCGATACAACTTATCAAAGACAAGCGGGAAGCGGATGCCAAGAAACACATCAAGAGCTTTGATGAAAATCCAGATATCCAAATCTTGAATGGTAGATGGGGGCCATATATTAAGTTTGGGAAAAACAATTTCAAAATTCCAAAAGATAAAGTGGCAGAAGAGCTCAGCTATGAAGAAACCATTGAGATCATAGAAAACCAACCTGAGAAGAAAAAAGGGAGGTTTTCCAAAAAGAAAAAATAA